The Bacillus carboniphilus genome contains a region encoding:
- a CDS encoding PadR family transcriptional regulator: MKDKLTTDNASGTMSVRYINKKGDEVSVKHILLGVLSWAPNSGYGIKSEVEYKGRELGWGRVSFGSIYPQLKKLVDEGLIQTLHTGNEGRKTKIYELTSKGWTELTHWLNQPPSPPEMRDELFIKMSFWDTGSPEDRKSLIHHLRSRLKENREMLSHFEEWTKNDLSAIGEIGGISMDFIIARIRFDIEWYEKMVAVMNQQSNIPRQDPDQLFEKAKARRIEALRKDLVDED, translated from the coding sequence TTGAAAGATAAATTGACTACCGACAATGCCAGTGGTACTATGTCGGTACGATATATTAATAAAAAGGGTGATGAAGTGTCAGTTAAACATATTTTACTAGGTGTGTTGAGTTGGGCACCAAATTCGGGATATGGAATTAAATCAGAAGTCGAGTATAAAGGAAGAGAATTAGGATGGGGAAGAGTTAGCTTTGGTAGCATTTATCCACAATTAAAAAAACTCGTAGATGAAGGTCTTATTCAAACGTTACATACTGGAAATGAGGGGCGTAAAACAAAGATATATGAGCTTACTTCTAAAGGGTGGACGGAATTAACTCATTGGCTAAATCAGCCACCATCTCCTCCAGAAATGAGAGATGAACTTTTTATTAAAATGAGCTTTTGGGATACAGGGAGCCCAGAAGACAGAAAATCATTAATTCATCACTTACGATCGCGGTTAAAAGAGAATAGGGAAATGTTATCCCATTTTGAAGAGTGGACTAAGAATGATCTTTCTGCCATAGGTGAAATCGGTGGAATAAGCATGGATTTTATTATCGCTCGTATTCGTTTTGATATAGAATGGTATGAAAAAATGGTAGCAGTGATGAATCAACAATCAAACATTCCTCGTCAAGACCCGGATCAATTATTTGAGAAAGCTAAGGCTAGAAGAATTGAGGCTTTGCGAAAGGATTTAGTTGATGAAGATTGA